CATCCAGGGACCCTGGTACTGGCAGCATCAGCAGGTCTCTAGCTGCCGCGTACGCCCCTGGGGTGGATGGTATATGAAGTGTCTGATACACTGCCTGGAGGAAGGTGGCATGTCTCTTGGCGGGGTACACGTGGCCGGCATGGGTGTCTTTAGTGGCGGCTGCAGCGGTGCCAGCAAGGGAGAGCAGCCTGGCGCAGCTCTCACACTGTCCTGGTCTCCTTGCCTGGCCCCTTTCGGTACCGGGGAGCAGCTCTTGTCTCAGTACCCGCAGTGCCTGTCCTTGGGCACCGGCGAAGGGGGGCGGTGCCGCAAGCCCCGACTGGCGGGAGCCATGCTCTGCACCGAAGCGGAGCTGCTCCGTGCCAAGTCCGATCTCAGGTCTGATGCCGGCCTTCATGCTGCCTCCATCAGGAGAACTTTCGGTCCCGCTGCCCCATCTGTCAGGTGGGGGTTCGAATTCCCTGCAGATCTGACAGCGACCCTTCCTCTGAGCTGCCCCCAAATGCCTGAGACAGCTCAAGTGCGGGTCACTCGTTGGCATGG
This portion of the Dermochelys coriacea isolate rDerCor1 chromosome 14, rDerCor1.pri.v4, whole genome shotgun sequence genome encodes:
- the LOC122456680 gene encoding uncharacterized protein LOC122456680 isoform X1, whose product is MPTSDPHLSCLRHLGAAQRKGRCQICREFEPPPDRWGSGTESSPDGGSMKAGIRPEIGLGTEQLRFGAEHGSRQSGLAAPPPFAGAQGQALRVLRQELLPGTERGQARRPGQCESCARLLSLAGTAAAATKDTHAGHVYPAKRHATFLQAVYQTLHIPSTPGAYAAARDLLMLPVPGSLDVLDLASPAPSGGREFSPGRRTALQGKPPRVTSPRVSARHWEGGHRHGLLASPLPRSWTWGPVIHTVRTIHALLCGHLMQQGHLVQWCPEHWDRGANTHAGGLSGTRGGFPWVRAPARSALTR
- the LOC122456680 gene encoding uncharacterized protein LOC122456680 isoform X2, with product MPTSDPHLSCLRHLGAAQRKGRCQICREFEPPPDRWGSGTESSPDGGSMKAGIRPEIGLGTEQLRFGAEHGSRQSGLAAPPPFAGAQGQALRVLRQELLPGTERGQARRPGQCESCARLLSLAGTAAAATKDTHAGHVYPAKRHATFLQAVYQTLHIPSTPGAYAAARDLLMLPVPGSLDVLDLASPAPSGGREFSPGRRTALQGKPPRVTSPRVSARHWEGGHRHGLLASPLRPSRISGQQISSLVALPLHAAIMEPIAALASQSLPHA